CTTTCATCGCCTTCGCCCAAATTCTGCGCGCTACTCTTCCGATAACCGCATATTCCGGATCAATTCCATTACTAAAGAAGAATGAAAGATTCGGACCGAATTCGTTAATGTCCATTCCTCTGCTGAGGTAATATTCCACATAGGTAAATCCATTGGCTAAAGTAAATGCCAATTGCGTAATTGGATTCGCTCCTGCTTCTGCGATGTGATATCCGGAGATGGATACGGAATAAAAATTTCTGACTTTTTTCTGAATGAAATATTCCTGCACATCGCCCATTAACCGCAATGCAAATTCCGTTGAGAAAATACAGGTATTCTGAGCCTGATCTTCTTTTAAAATATCTGCCTGCACCGTTCCACGCACCTGCATGAGTGTTTCGGTCTTGATTTTTTGATAAACATCCGCAGGTAAAACCATATCGCCGGTCACACCCAGAAGCATCAGTCCTAATCCATCGTTTCCTTCAGGAAGTGGTGCATTGTATTTGGGACGAGGAACTCCGCGTTCTTTGTAAATGGCTTCAATTTTTTTCTCAACTTCTTTTTCGAGTCCGTTGGCCTTGATGTATTTTTCACATTGTTGATCAATAGCTGTATTCATGAAAAACCCAAGTAACATTGGAGCCGGACCGTTGATGGTCATGGACACCGATGTCTTTGGATCTGCCAAATCAAATCCGCTGTATAATTTTTTTGCATCATCCAAACAGCAGATCGATACACCGGAGTTTCCGATTTTACCGTAGATATCGGGACGCAAATCAGGATCGTTACCATATAAGGTTACCGAATCGAATGCGGTTGACAAACGCTTAGCAGGCATTCCGAGTGATACATAGTGAAAACGTTTGTTGGTTCGTTCCGGACAACCCTCACCCGCAAACATTCGGGTAGGATCTTCACCTTCGCGTTTGAAAGGATAAATTCCTGCTGTATATGGAAAATCACCAGGTACATTTTCCTGAAGCACCCAACGCAAAATATCACCCCAGGAGCGATAGCGTGGTGTAGAAACTTTTGGAATCTGTGAATGCGATAAAGATTCAGTATGTGTTTTTATTTTGATTTGCTTATCGCGCACCTGGAACACATAAAATTCATCCTTATACATTTTTACTTTCTCGGGCCATTGACGAATCAATTCCCAATTGTGTGGATCAAGGTCTAATTTTAAACGATCAAACTGAGCACGCAATGTTTTGATGATATCTGCATCTTTACTTTCGTTGAAGGTACCGATGGTGGTTTCAAGTCCGTAAAGTTTATCGGCAATATCCACCTGTTTATTCACCCAGCTATCATATTTGCGATTGTTTTCAGAAATTTCTGAAAGGTAACGTGTACGCGCCGGTGGAATCACATAGATTTTTTCCGACATCTCCTGCGTAATGGCAAATTGTGATTTTAGAGGTGCATCTGTTTTCTCAACGATTTTGTCCATGATCGCCTTATAAAGACGATTGGTTCCCGGATCGTTGAATTGAGATGCGATAGTACCAAACACCGGTAATGTTTCATCATCGGCATCCCAGAGTTGGTGATTGCGTTTGTATTGTTTTTTTACATCGCGAATAGCATCCAGTGCTCCACGCTTATCGAATTTATTGATGGCAACAATATCTGCGAAATCGAGCATATCGATTTTTTCCAATTGTGTTGCTGCACCGAATTCGGGTGTCATGATGTACAAGGAAACATCTGAATGATCTAAAATTTCAGTATCGCTTTGTCCGATACCTGATGTTTCCAATATGATTAAATCGTAATTAGCTGCTTTCAATACATTCACCGCATCACCAACATATCTGCTCAATGCAAGGTTACTCTGACGCGTTGCCAATGAGCGCATATAAACACGGTCGTTGCGAATGGAATTCATCCGGATACGGTCGCCCAACAATGCTCCACCGGTTTTGCGTTTAGAAGGATCTACTGATACAATTCCAATGTGCTTATCGGGGAAATCGAGTAGAAAACGGCGGACGATTTCATCTACCATACTTGATTTTCCTGCACCACCTGTTCCGGTGATTCCCAATACCGGAGATTTAGATGTTTTTGCTTTTTCCGCTATGGCATCCAACATGGATCGCGAAGCTTCAGGAAAATTTTCTGCAGCAGAAATTAATCGCGCAATATTTTTTTTGTGTTTCGGATCGAGTTGTTTCACTTCACCATTCAGGTGATCGCCTATGGAATAATCACTTTTCTCCATCAGATCATTGATCATTCCCTGTAATCCAAGGGCGCGACCATCATCCGGGTGATAGATGCGGGTGATTCCGTAATGTTGCAACTCTTCAATTTCTGAAGGAAGAATGGTTCCGCCACCACCTCCGAAAATTTTAATGTTTTCTGCACCTTTTTCCTTGAGTAAATCGTGCATGTATTTAAAATACTCCACGTGTCCACCCTGGTAGCTGGTCAAAGCAATAGCATGTGCATCTTCCTCAATGGCACAATTCACCACTTCTTCTACCGATCGATCGTGACCAAGATGGATAACTTCAGCACCTGTACTTTGAATGATACGGCGCATGATATTAATTGCAGCATCGTGTCCATCAAACAATGAAGCCGCAGTTACAATTCTTACTTTATTCTTAGGTTGATATGGCTTTGCCTCTTGCATAAACAGGTAATTTGTAAAGGGGCATAAAAATAAGAAAAATGCCGCCGGAGAACAAGGGAAAAACAGGTTAAATTTTAACTGAAAATCAAGCTATTAAAATGACCTCCGGAATGCTGGAAATAAAAATTACAAACATTGCCAATAAGATCGTTTGCCATAAAATACAAATTCTCAAATTTTCTTTTTGGAATTTTTAAGAAAACTTATCTCTCTAAAATCAAGATTTATTTATTCAATAAATTTTGAATAAAAACAAACAAAACTCAATCTATGCTTGAAATCCATCACCACAACAGATGTTTCTACAATAGAAAATGGGGGCTATATTTTTAAACTCCTCCAAAACAACGAAGTGAAAAGTGTTAAACACTTTACAATTATTCGATAAGCGCTTATTATCAATTGAATAAAAATTTTAAAAGGCATTCTTCATCCAGAATGCCTTTTTTATTTGCAAACTACTTAACGTCAGGTAGTCCCCATAGTTTAATGACAGGAGTCATGTATTCCACAATTTTCCTTGACAATAATCACAGTTTACAGTGATGCCGCTCACAAAAAATGAATTGCTCTCCAAATAATTTTACACCATCAAAAAAAGTTGCGACATGAAAACATCTTTACGCTTAGCAATTCTGTTGCTGACATTATTAACCCGAAATCCAACTTGGGGTCAAACACCTGTTTATCCAAATCCTCTCAGTGGAATTTGCAGCACGAGTGTTCCCCACTTTGTAGTAAATCTAAATGGAGTTCCTGATTCTGTTTGGGTCTCACCAAACGTTACACGCCAAGCGACTTGCTGTGGCGGCCCCCGGAACAGGAAACTGGACTTTCGTTTCATTTAACATTACACTTGATCCTAATGTTGCGATGGTGGCTGTTGGTTTATCACCTTCAGATCCAGGTGGAGCATCTTCCGGATATTGGATTGATGCCTGTGGAACTTATTCAAGCAGAATTGAAGGTGGACAAGAAGTTTGTATTACAGGTCCTGGTCCCCACAACATCTGGTATGGTAAATCCGGTGGTAATGCCAACTCTGCCTATACCATTCGGCAAATCCCCAAACCAACTTTTCCGGTGGATGATTCTGTACGTGTAGGCTGTTCTTTACCCTTACATATTTATGGATTAAACAACATCACTATGACATCTCACAATAGTTTGTATGATTCATGGTTGAACTTAAGTAATCCATCTGATCCGATTTTCACTCCGGGATATGTTCCTCCTTCAGGTTATATTGATTTTGATATTTCCGGAAATCAGATTGCATCAACTTCGTGTGGAGTATATACAAGTTCTGCCACAGTGCGGATTTATATTTTTAATGCTTTAGTTCCATCGGTAAATCCAAATCCTGCTAACTTTTGTCAGGGTGGATCCGTTTCGCTAACTGCATCTGCAACTGGTGGTGTTTCTCCTTATACCTTTTCATGGTACAATAACGCCACTAATACGATTATAAGTTCTGCTTCATCAACACCTCCTATTAATACAGCTGGAACATATACCGTATATGTAAGTGATGTTTTAACCAGTGGAGGATGCTTGCCTGTAGGATTATCCAGATCTGTAACAGAAACACTGCAACCTACCATTAACGCCGGAACTGATGATACCGTTTGCGCAACAAGTCCAACCGCATTACTCAATGCAAGTATCACCAATGCGAGTGGCGTTGTTTGGACATCACCAGGCGGTGGAACATTTAGTCCTTCTTCAACTGCGCTTTCTCCCAGCTATACAGCATCGGCTACAGATCTAATGAATGGCTTTGTGGATTTAACCTGTACTGCAACAGGATGTGTAAATAATTCCGATGTAGTACGAATATATTTTGATGCAGGTCCTTCTGCTATCATTAACACACCAACATTAAATTGTAATAACAGCACTGGTATAGTGATCGTTTCACCAAGTGGTGGATTTGGTGCTACATCGTATTATTGGAGTAATGGAGCAACTGGCTCTTCGCAAACATTTGGAGCGGGAACGTATTCAGTGACCGTGGTTGATGCCTATGGATGCGGAGCAAATCATCCATTTACACTTACGTCTCCATCTGCTTTATCACTTGTGATGAGTAGCACAGACGAAACTGCACCATTAGCTGCTGATGGTACTGCAAGCGCGAGTCCTTCCGGAGGAACAACTCCATATTCCTATTTGTGGAATACAAGCGCAACATCTTCTTCCATTAGCGGATTAAGTTCAGCAGCATACACGGTTACTGTAACCGATGCAAATGGATGTTCTATTAGTGGAAGCACTGTTGTAAATCTTCCGATATGCACCGGATTTAATGCTTCTGCAAGTGGTACAGACGTAAGTTGTTTTGGAGGTAATGATGGTAGCGCAACCATTTCGTTTATCGGAGGTGCAGGATCATCAGGACCCTATTCGTATATCTGGCAAACTAGTCCTGTGCAAACCACAGTAACCGCTACGGGTTTAACTGCGGGAGTTTATGAAGTGATTGTTACTGACATCACCCTTGGGTGTAGAAGTGTAGCTACTGCAACAGTAAACCAACCTACTCAACTTTCGAATACGATGACGCATACAGACAATTCTGTCATTGGAGGAACAAGTGGAACAGCAACTGCCAATGTAAGTGGAGGTACTCCCGCCTATTCATATCTATGGAATAATGGTCAAACTTCTTCTATGGCATCCGGTTTAGCAGCAGGAACATATTCCGTTTCAATTACAGATGCCAATCTCTGTACGATTTCTGATAACGTAATTATCAATGAACCTCCATGTAATAATTTTCAGGCAGCCGTAAATACCAGTGGAGTTTTATGTTTTGGAGAATCGAATGGTAGTGCTACGGTTGTTGTTGCACACGGAACAGCACCATATCAATATTCATTAGATGGCGCAGCATTTATTCCTAATCCTTCAGGAACATTCACCGGATTAAATGGTGGTGCACATACCCTGAATATTATGGATGCATCCAATTGTGTTGTGACACAAAATTTCACGATCAATAATCCAAGTGCTTTATCAGTAGGATTAAGTCCAACCTCGATTACATG
Above is a genomic segment from Flavobacteriales bacterium containing:
- a CDS encoding methylmalonyl-CoA mutase family protein; the protein is MQEAKPYQPKNKVRIVTAASLFDGHDAAINIMRRIIQSTGAEVIHLGHDRSVEEVVNCAIEEDAHAIALTSYQGGHVEYFKYMHDLLKEKGAENIKIFGGGGGTILPSEIEELQHYGITRIYHPDDGRALGLQGMINDLMEKSDYSIGDHLNGEVKQLDPKHKKNIARLISAAENFPEASRSMLDAIAEKAKTSKSPVLGITGTGGAGKSSMVDEIVRRFLLDFPDKHIGIVSVDPSKRKTGGALLGDRIRMNSIRNDRVYMRSLATRQSNLALSRYVGDAVNVLKAANYDLIILETSGIGQSDTEILDHSDVSLYIMTPEFGAATQLEKIDMLDFADIVAINKFDKRGALDAIRDVKKQYKRNHQLWDADDETLPVFGTIASQFNDPGTNRLYKAIMDKIVEKTDAPLKSQFAITQEMSEKIYVIPPARTRYLSEISENNRKYDSWVNKQVDIADKLYGLETTIGTFNESKDADIIKTLRAQFDRLKLDLDPHNWELIRQWPEKVKMYKDEFYVFQVRDKQIKIKTHTESLSHSQIPKVSTPRYRSWGDILRWVLQENVPGDFPYTAGIYPFKREGEDPTRMFAGEGCPERTNKRFHYVSLGMPAKRLSTAFDSVTLYGNDPDLRPDIYGKIGNSGVSICCLDDAKKLYSGFDLADPKTSVSMTINGPAPMLLGFFMNTAIDQQCEKYIKANGLEKEVEKKIEAIYKERGVPRPKYNAPLPEGNDGLGLMLLGVTGDMVLPADVYQKIKTETLMQVRGTVQADILKEDQAQNTCIFSTEFALRLMGDVQEYFIQKKVRNFYSVSISGYHIAEAGANPITQLAFTLANGFTYVEYYLSRGMDINEFGPNLSFFFSNGIDPEYAVIGRVARRIWAKAMKEKYGADARSQMLKYHIQTSGRSLHAQEIDFNDIRTTLQALYAIYDNCNSLHTNAYDEAITTPTEESVRRAMAIQLIINRELGLAKNENPIQGSFIIEELT
- a CDS encoding HYR domain-containing protein, coding for MEFLILFGSHQTLHAKRLAVAAPGTGNWTFVSFNITLDPNVAMVAVGLSPSDPGGASSGYWIDACGTYSSRIEGGQEVCITGPGPHNIWYGKSGGNANSAYTIRQIPKPTFPVDDSVRVGCSLPLHIYGLNNITMTSHNSLYDSWLNLSNPSDPIFTPGYVPPSGYIDFDISGNQIASTSCGVYTSSATVRIYIFNALVPSVNPNPANFCQGGSVSLTASATGGVSPYTFSWYNNATNTIISSASSTPPINTAGTYTVYVSDVLTSGGCLPVGLSRSVTETLQPTINAGTDDTVCATSPTALLNASITNASGVVWTSPGGGTFSPSSTALSPSYTASATDLMNGFVDLTCTATGCVNNSDVVRIYFDAGPSAIINTPTLNCNNSTGIVIVSPSGGFGATSYYWSNGATGSSQTFGAGTYSVTVVDAYGCGANHPFTLTSPSALSLVMSSTDETAPLAADGTASASPSGGTTPYSYLWNTSATSSSISGLSSAAYTVTVTDANGCSISGSTVVNLPICTGFNASASGTDVSCFGGNDGSATISFIGGAGSSGPYSYIWQTSPVQTTVTATGLTAGVYEVIVTDITLGCRSVATATVNQPTQLSNTMTHTDNSVIGGTSGTATANVSGGTPAYSYLWNNGQTSSMASGLAAGTYSVSITDANLCTISDNVIINEPPCNNFQAAVNTSGVLCFGESNGSATVVVAHGTAPYQYSLDGAAFIPNPSGTFTGLNGGAHTLNIMDASNCVVTQNFTINNPSALSVGLSPTSITCYGLSNGTIDLSVSGGTTPYSFEWINNNGNITIAHTEDVIGLAASTYSVTVTDANGCSTSASAGITMPSAISVTNITTDLTCNGTNDGAIDATVSGGQSPYTYAWTYPNGGSSTNEDISSLSPGQYLLTVTDANFCTRINSVNAYVNEPAVVNIINYTIDCPAPGNTFAVVTVDSISGGTDGPYQLSFDGGAYLSSGTYSTSLSINSTHTISAMDGNGCTTTSASTISIDPAVSISNVSFNPCIPSGSNSIAVTVTPTGGDGGNYQVSSDNGATFSALGVHTLNLPISQSYQIVVRDSSGCNSLPYSITIPGELIISGVADSVACLNGNDGSILVSSVGGTLPYNISWTGPSSGNPAGNEITSIGGTYSINNLSAGVYTITTTDANSCTSSTTITVGTTIDLINPSISCPGTISTNNQGGLCSAVVNFGTPVGTDNCPGAITTQLAGLASGSTFPVGTTTNTFLVTDAQGRTATCSFDVTIIDAELPGISCPAT